The following are encoded together in the Brassica napus cultivar Da-Ae chromosome A9, Da-Ae, whole genome shotgun sequence genome:
- the LOC106422286 gene encoding pentatricopeptide repeat-containing protein At4g11690-like, with product MAVKAQKTLILLANLIKVPPLKAFSLLNSSNLHGVQHTHESFSVLLHLLLSGNLLPHAQYLLLQAITRRIHSQSFTPSSLLRYLTHSETSKPNSRLYEVIINAYIQSQSLDSALSYFTEMIDKGLVPGSNCFNNLLTFVSGSSSFDEFWSFFNENKGRVVLDVYSFGIAIKACCESGEIDKSFHLLGELRANGFSPNVVIYTTLIDGCCKKGELEKAKALFFEMETIGLVANERTYTVLIHGLFKNGAKKQGFETYEKMKEDGVLPNLYTYNCVMNQLCKDGRTKDAFKVFDEMRERGVSCNVVTYNTLIGGLCGEMNASEACKLMEQMMSDGINPNLITYNTLIDGFCNMGKLGKALSLCRDLKSRGMSMSVVSYNILVSGFCKKGDTSGAAKIVKEMEERGIKPSKVTYTILIDTFARSDNMERAIQLRASMENLGLVPDVHTYSVLIHGFCIKGQMNEASRLFRSMVEKMVEPNEVIYNTMILGYCREGSSYRALRLLREMGDKELAPNVASYSYLVDVLCKEKKMKEAEDLVEKMIGSGMDPSASVCNMISSAKNGSLVAQTIDKSCLNVT from the coding sequence ATGGCGGTGAAAGCCCAGAAAACACTCATTCTCCTAGCGAATCTAATCAAAGTTCCTCCACTGAAAGCCTTCTCTCTCTTGAACTCATCCAATCTTCACGGAGTTCAACACACACACGAATCATTCTCAGTCCTCCTTCATCTCCTTCTCTCTGGAAACTTACTCCCGCACGCTCAATATCTCCTACTTCAAGCGATCACCAGAAGAATCCACTCCCAATCCTTCACTCCTTCCTCGCTCTTACGGTACTTAACACATTCAGAAACTTCAAAACCCAACTCTCGACTCTACGAAGTAATCATCAACGCGTACATCCAATCTCAATCCCTAGACTCCGCCCTCTCCTACTTCACCGAGATGATCGATAAGGGTCTTGTCCCCGGATCGAATTGCTTCAACAATCTCTTAACTTTCGTTTCTGGGTCGTCTTCTTTCGACGAGTTCTGGAGTTTCTTCAACGAGAACAAGGGGAGAGTCGTTCTCGATGTGTACAGCTTCGGGATCGCGATCAAAGCATGTTGCGAATCTGGTGAAATCGACAAGAGCTTTCACCTTCTTGGGGAGTTGAGAGCAAATGGGTTTTCACCAAACGTCGTTATCTACACGACATTGATCGACGGGTGTTGCAAGAAAGGAGAGCTCGAAAAGGCCAAAGCTTTGTTTTTCGAAATGGAGACGATCGGGTTAGTGGCTAATGAGCGTACTTACACGGTTTTGATTCACGGGTTGTTCAAGAACGGGGCTAAGAAACAAGGGTTTGAGACGTACGAGAAGATGAAGGAGGATGGGGTTTTACCCAATCTCTACACTTACAACTGTGTGATGAATCAGCTTTGTAAAGACGGAAGGACCAAAGACGCGTTTAAAGTGTTCGACGAAATGCGCGAGAGAGGGGTTTCGTGTAATGTTGTTACTTACAATACTTTAATCGGTGGGTTGTGTGGAGAGATGAATGCGAGTGAAGCTTGTAAATTGATGGAACAGATGATGAGCGATGGGATCAACCCGAATTTGATCACTTACAACACTTTGATTGATGGGTTTTGTAACATGGGGAAGTTAGGAAAGGCGTTGAGTTTGTGCAGAGATCTGAAGTCTAGAGGTATGTCTATGTCTGTAGTCTCGTATAATATTCTAGTTTCTGGGTTTTGTAAGAAGGGAGATACTTCAGGAGCAGCTAAGATTGTTAAGGAGATGGAAGAGAGAGGGATTAAACCTTCGAAAGTTACATACACGATTCtcattgatacctttgctcgGTCTGATAACATGGAGAGAGCGATCCAGCTTCGAGCGTCGATGGAGAATTTAGGATTAGTTCCGGATGTTCATACTTATAGTGTGTTGATTCACGGGTTTTGCATCAAAGGTCAGATGAACGAAGCATCGAGGCTTTTTAGATCGATGGTCGAGAAGATGGTAGAACCTAACGAGGTGATCTACAATACGATGATTCTTGGGTATTGTAGGGAAGGTAGTTCTTATAGAGCGTTGAGGTTGCTGAGAGAGATGGGAGATAAAGAGTTGGCTCCAAATGTTGCTAGCTATAGTTATTTGGTTGACGTTCTttgtaaagaaaagaaaatgaaagaagcTGAGGATTTGGTTGAGAAGATGATTGGTTCAGGGATGGATCCATCTGCTTCAGTATGTAATATGATCTCTAGTGCCAAAAATGGTTCGCTTGTAGCTCAAACAATCGATAAGAGCTGTTTAAATGTGACTTAA